A section of the Agarivorans litoreus genome encodes:
- a CDS encoding SDR family NAD(P)-dependent oxidoreductase has translation MSKTILITGATDGIGLVTAKQLLEQGHKVLLHGRNPAKLESVKNQLSVNGAQVDTFVADLSKLEQVDELAKQVASKYSSLDVVINNAGVFNIPEPRNAQGQDLRFIVNTLAPYKLTKALLPLMGKSGRVVNLSSAAQATVDLDALKGNRQLSDNSAYAQSKLALTMWSRELGLALKDSGPIVVSVNPKSLLGRKMVKDAYGIAGGDLSIGADILVRASLSEEFNDAAGLYFDNDIGQFASPHPDALNAQKSGQVVELIEALI, from the coding sequence ATGAGCAAAACCATTTTAATTACCGGTGCAACCGACGGCATTGGTTTAGTTACCGCCAAGCAATTGCTAGAGCAGGGTCATAAGGTGCTGCTTCATGGCCGCAACCCAGCCAAACTCGAGTCTGTTAAAAATCAATTAAGCGTGAATGGCGCGCAAGTAGATACCTTTGTAGCCGACCTATCCAAGCTTGAGCAAGTTGATGAGCTAGCCAAACAAGTAGCAAGCAAGTACAGCAGTTTAGATGTAGTGATTAACAATGCCGGAGTATTTAACATCCCCGAACCGCGCAATGCTCAAGGGCAAGATTTACGCTTTATAGTAAACACCCTCGCCCCATACAAGCTCACCAAAGCGCTACTGCCTTTAATGGGTAAAAGTGGCCGTGTTGTGAACCTATCGTCTGCAGCCCAAGCCACGGTAGATTTAGACGCGCTAAAAGGTAACCGCCAGCTTAGTGACAACTCTGCTTATGCGCAAAGCAAGCTGGCACTAACCATGTGGTCTCGCGAGTTGGGCTTAGCGCTCAAAGACAGTGGCCCAATCGTAGTATCGGTTAACCCTAAATCGCTACTTGGCAGAAAAATGGTGAAAGACGCCTACGGTATTGCTGGCGGCGATTTAAGCATTGGTGCAGATATACTCGTAAGAGCCAGCTTATCAGAAGAATTTAATGATGCTGCAGGCCTATATTTTGATAACGACATCGGCCAATTTGCCTCACCCCACCCCGATGCATTAAACGCCCAAAAATCCGGGCAAGTTGTTGAGTTGATAGAAGCGCTCATCTAA
- a CDS encoding ABC transporter permease, which produces MLKTQARLESSKLMSWLSPLIAIVLTMLVSSVMFWALDINPATAFKVFIIDPLSDGYNLGELMVKTTPLLLCATGLALCYKANIWNIGAEGQLLVGALVGSYFALQANEQSGYLWLLVTLAAGALAGMIWAAIPTLLHQLFHTNLILTTIMLNYIGLYLLLWGVHGPLIDPDGFGFPESAIFADSVLLPTIMEDGRASISILLAVVFAIGSGIILYRTLPGFQLRVFGSDQPAARYAGYSSKFIVWSVMLSAGALAGFAGVAEVTGPIGQLIPQVSPGYGYAAIIVAYLGRLNPFGIIFAAFFMGTLYMGSDLAQIELGMPTAITGLFQGVLLFFLLACDFLIHYKIVWQPSAGVAQPSSSSAKQGAA; this is translated from the coding sequence ATGCTTAAAACTCAAGCCCGTTTAGAGTCATCAAAGTTGATGTCTTGGCTCTCACCACTCATCGCTATTGTTCTCACCATGTTGGTGTCTAGTGTGATGTTTTGGGCCCTAGATATAAACCCAGCCACCGCCTTTAAAGTGTTTATCATCGACCCGCTTAGTGATGGCTATAACTTAGGCGAGTTAATGGTGAAAACCACTCCGTTACTGCTTTGTGCTACGGGTTTAGCCTTGTGCTACAAAGCCAATATTTGGAATATTGGTGCAGAAGGCCAATTGCTGGTTGGCGCATTGGTGGGCAGCTATTTTGCACTGCAAGCCAATGAGCAAAGTGGCTATCTGTGGTTACTTGTCACCCTCGCAGCAGGGGCATTAGCCGGTATGATTTGGGCGGCCATCCCTACTCTGCTGCATCAGCTATTTCATACCAACCTTATTCTTACCACTATCATGCTCAACTACATTGGCTTGTATTTGCTGCTGTGGGGCGTGCATGGTCCCTTAATTGACCCAGACGGATTTGGTTTCCCAGAGTCAGCCATTTTTGCCGATAGCGTATTGCTACCTACCATTATGGAAGACGGCCGCGCTTCCATTAGTATTCTCTTGGCGGTGGTATTTGCTATTGGCTCTGGGATCATTTTGTATCGCACCTTACCTGGGTTTCAGTTGCGAGTATTTGGCTCCGACCAACCTGCTGCACGTTACGCGGGTTATAGCAGCAAGTTTATTGTTTGGAGCGTAATGCTAAGCGCCGGCGCACTGGCAGGTTTTGCTGGGGTGGCAGAAGTGACAGGCCCAATTGGTCAGCTCATCCCACAAGTCTCTCCAGGTTATGGTTACGCCGCCATTATTGTGGCCTACCTTGGCAGGCTAAATCCCTTTGGCATCATTTTCGCCGCATTCTTCATGGGTACTTTATACATGGGCAGCGATTTAGCCCAAATAGAACTCGGTATGCCCACTGCCATCACTGGTTTATTCCAAGGTGTACTGCTGTTTTTCTTACTCGCTTGTGACTTTCTCATTCATTACAAAATAGTCTGGCAGCCCAGCGCGGGCGTAGCGCAACCCTCTTCATCTAGTGCTAAGCAAGGAGCTGCATAA
- a CDS encoding DUF5062 family protein: MKKYKHEAQLLKKALQIGEVYALQRGFAKFPPGISEKDKVEALYMLLAEDKRLTPLPKDKITGPEMRHKLVLWLANQLPKDHELLDG; this comes from the coding sequence GTGAAAAAGTATAAACATGAAGCACAGTTGCTTAAAAAAGCCTTACAAATTGGTGAGGTATACGCACTGCAACGTGGTTTTGCCAAGTTTCCACCTGGCATATCAGAGAAAGACAAAGTAGAAGCCTTATACATGTTGCTAGCCGAAGATAAACGGCTAACCCCACTGCCAAAAGATAAAATCACCGGCCCAGAAATGCGCCATAAACTGGTGCTGTGGTTAGCTAACCAACTGCCTAAGGACCACGAACTTTTAGACGGTTAG
- a CDS encoding GNAT family N-acetyltransferase: MIRTMSRADFKNFWPSFKAIIQAQQSYAFDPDMSEQQAFQLWCELPLKSFVFEHKQQILGTYYIKPNAMGPSKHICNCGYMVSEAARGKGIARKLCEHSQGIALELGFKAMQFNSVVSSNTAAISLWHKLGFATIGTIPKAYLHPKLGYVDSLIMYKQLSD; the protein is encoded by the coding sequence ATGATAAGAACCATGAGCCGAGCTGACTTTAAAAACTTTTGGCCTAGCTTTAAAGCAATTATCCAAGCCCAGCAAAGTTACGCTTTTGACCCAGACATGAGCGAACAACAAGCCTTTCAGCTTTGGTGCGAACTACCGCTGAAAAGCTTTGTGTTTGAACACAAGCAGCAAATTCTAGGGACTTATTACATCAAGCCCAATGCCATGGGCCCCAGTAAACATATTTGCAATTGTGGCTACATGGTAAGCGAGGCGGCACGTGGCAAAGGTATTGCGCGTAAACTGTGTGAACATTCCCAAGGTATTGCATTAGAACTCGGTTTTAAAGCTATGCAGTTTAACTCAGTAGTATCTAGCAATACCGCAGCAATTTCGCTATGGCACAAGCTCGGCTTTGCGACTATCGGCACCATTCCAAAGGCCTACTTACACCCCAAACTTGGCTATGTAGACAGCTTAATCATGTATAAACAACTTAGCGACTAA
- a CDS encoding ABC transporter permease, translating to MDMELLQQILVAAIKTGTPLLLVALGELICEKSGVLNLGQEGMMLMGAMAGFAGAYFTGNLALGLLLAVIAGMLMAGIFGLLSLNLNTNQVATGLALTIFGTGLSAFLGASLVGSTINGFKAISIPLLSNIPMLGALLFQHDILVYGSFALVAITWWVVNKTRAGLTLRAVGENPYSANALGIKVIKVRYIAVLFGGAMAGLAGAYMSLSYTPMWMENMTAGRGWIALSLVVFASWRVGYLMVGAYLFGAASILHLVMQGIGFTISPNLLAMMPYVATIVVMVMISANPIRQKLAAPMSLAKPFDARRH from the coding sequence ATGGACATGGAACTACTGCAACAAATATTGGTAGCAGCAATTAAAACTGGAACCCCCTTGTTATTAGTAGCGCTAGGCGAGCTAATTTGTGAAAAATCTGGAGTACTCAATTTAGGCCAAGAAGGTATGATGTTAATGGGCGCTATGGCTGGCTTTGCCGGTGCCTACTTTACTGGCAACTTAGCCTTAGGTTTATTGCTAGCGGTAATTGCAGGCATGTTAATGGCGGGCATATTTGGGCTACTCTCGTTAAACCTTAATACCAACCAAGTGGCAACTGGCTTAGCGCTTACTATTTTTGGCACCGGTTTAAGTGCTTTCTTGGGTGCAAGCTTGGTTGGCTCTACCATTAACGGCTTTAAGGCGATTTCAATTCCTTTGTTAAGTAATATTCCAATGCTTGGGGCTTTGCTATTTCAGCATGACATTTTGGTATATGGTAGTTTTGCTTTAGTGGCAATAACTTGGTGGGTTGTGAATAAAACCCGCGCAGGTTTAACCTTGCGCGCCGTGGGCGAAAACCCTTATTCTGCCAATGCTCTTGGCATTAAGGTAATAAAAGTTCGTTATATTGCGGTGCTTTTTGGCGGCGCAATGGCAGGCTTAGCTGGCGCTTATATGTCGCTTTCTTATACCCCAATGTGGATGGAAAACATGACCGCTGGCCGCGGCTGGATTGCGTTATCGTTAGTGGTGTTTGCATCATGGCGTGTAGGTTATTTAATGGTAGGCGCTTACCTGTTTGGCGCAGCCTCTATTTTGCACTTAGTGATGCAAGGCATAGGCTTTACCATATCGCCTAACTTGCTAGCGATGATGCCTTACGTGGCAACTATTGTGGTAATGGTAATGATTAGTGCCAACCCAATTCGCCAGAAACTAGCGGCTCCAATGAGCCTAGCGAAACCCTTTGACGCTCGCCGCCATTAA
- a CDS encoding bifunctional metallophosphatase/5'-nucleotidase, translating into MTYSLYLAHINDTHSHFEPTLVHFEVTINQEVYQVDAYCGGYARLATAVKQHHALATQNNRSSLFLHAGDSFQGSLYFSQFKGEANAHLLNLMSVDAMTIGNHEFDLGNAPVSKFVDQVNFPCLAGNMDLSQEDQQKHLPLAPHNNLYYYNNELAIANYLLKPLGDQQLAIVGITHDQMHNIGCPDADCHFLNAIETTQATVKHLKQQGVNHIVILSHLGYEGDIALAKAVTGISVIVGGHSHTLTGEFGHLGQACTGNEGQWQNGCLVLQAGKHAESIGLSCLHFDKNGKVIKLEGGTQFLIDDNWQAKQNGQIVCNETRRLISDYLASAPGLLKCSDDQQISEIINQQYRPAVEQMKSQVVTKLSQPLRHSRMPNKELPNGSEIAPLICQGFYQTSAAKHPTDFALHNAGGVRVSLKAGPLSKADICGRLLPFEITLMSYLIKGEDLAMAIEGAINNATNNGLMGTGDGSFPYFYKLRYSYQAHKPLGQRVSHIQLEDEQGWQALQLQRVYRGVSSAYTLAGKEGYDALLNSWDHHDLELSMSDSFIAFANNCEL; encoded by the coding sequence ATGACTTATTCGCTGTACCTTGCTCACATCAACGATACCCACTCGCATTTTGAGCCTACTTTGGTTCATTTTGAAGTGACCATAAACCAAGAGGTTTACCAAGTAGACGCATACTGCGGCGGGTATGCACGATTAGCTACAGCGGTAAAACAACACCACGCCTTGGCAACACAAAATAATCGCTCAAGCCTGTTTTTACACGCTGGCGATAGCTTTCAAGGCAGTTTGTATTTTAGCCAGTTTAAAGGTGAAGCTAACGCTCATTTACTCAATTTGATGTCGGTAGATGCCATGACCATCGGCAATCATGAGTTTGATCTTGGCAATGCTCCGGTGTCTAAATTTGTTGATCAGGTTAACTTCCCCTGCCTTGCCGGCAACATGGATTTAAGCCAGGAAGATCAGCAAAAGCATTTACCTTTAGCTCCCCATAACAATCTGTATTACTACAACAACGAGCTGGCCATTGCTAACTATCTGCTTAAGCCCTTAGGCGACCAGCAATTAGCCATTGTAGGCATCACTCACGACCAGATGCACAACATTGGTTGCCCCGATGCCGACTGCCATTTTTTGAACGCCATCGAAACCACTCAAGCTACGGTTAAGCACTTAAAGCAACAAGGCGTAAATCACATCGTCATACTTAGCCATTTAGGTTATGAAGGCGATATTGCCTTAGCCAAAGCCGTGACTGGCATAAGTGTGATTGTTGGTGGCCACTCACACACATTAACCGGCGAGTTTGGCCATTTAGGGCAAGCTTGTACCGGAAATGAAGGCCAATGGCAGAATGGCTGCTTGGTACTACAAGCTGGCAAACATGCAGAATCTATAGGTTTAAGCTGCTTACACTTTGATAAGAATGGCAAGGTTATTAAGCTTGAAGGCGGAACCCAATTTCTTATCGATGATAACTGGCAAGCCAAACAAAACGGGCAGATAGTTTGCAATGAAACTCGCCGTCTCATTAGCGACTATTTGGCTAGCGCCCCAGGGCTATTAAAGTGCTCTGATGATCAGCAAATCAGCGAGATCATCAATCAACAATATCGTCCAGCGGTTGAACAAATGAAAAGCCAAGTAGTGACCAAACTCAGCCAGCCTTTACGCCATAGTAGAATGCCAAATAAAGAGCTACCCAATGGCAGTGAAATTGCGCCGCTAATTTGCCAAGGATTTTACCAAACCTCTGCTGCCAAGCACCCTACCGATTTTGCCTTGCACAATGCTGGCGGCGTTCGCGTATCGCTAAAAGCAGGCCCTTTGAGTAAAGCAGATATTTGCGGTCGTTTGCTGCCCTTCGAAATAACCTTAATGAGTTATTTAATTAAGGGCGAAGATTTAGCCATGGCCATTGAAGGTGCCATTAACAATGCCACTAACAATGGCTTAATGGGTACTGGCGATGGCAGCTTTCCCTACTTTTACAAACTGCGTTATAGCTACCAAGCCCACAAACCTCTTGGGCAGCGCGTTAGCCACATACAACTTGAAGATGAGCAAGGCTGGCAAGCTTTGCAGCTACAGCGGGTTTATCGTGGAGTGTCTTCTGCCTATACCTTGGCAGGTAAAGAAGGCTACGACGCATTATTAAACAGCTGGGATCATCACGATTTAGAACTTAGCATGAGCGACAGTTTTATTGCTTTTGCCAACAACTGCGAATTGTAG
- a CDS encoding 8-oxoguanine deaminase translates to MSPLSNQALQSSQTLWIKNPLTVFSGAISGPDAERDLRGGIVIQGSQIIECIAAGQQPVTAVDQQLDASDMVLLPGLINTHHHFYQTLTRCLPAAINQPLFPWLQTLYPVWAGLTAKHIEVATEIACWELMLSGATTVADHHYVFNHALSEAIDIQAEVVGRLGVRATLTRGSMSLSQKDGGLPPDSVVQTEQQILDDSLRLIKRYHNAEEGSMLNLALAPCSPFSVTESLMCDTATLAKEQSVRLHTHLGETIDENDFCLRTLGMRPVDYLEHCGWLGPQTWLAHGIHFDQAEIQRLGAAQVGIAHCPTSNMVLASGICPTLDLAKAGCKLGMAVDGSASNDSSNMIQELRHSLMQQRLRYRADQITHHQVLNWATQGSAAVLGRDDIGVLAPGKQADIGLYKLDGLNFSGAHDPLAALILCGASQVSKLMVAGKWIIEDADETRAQLEQLKLQHHQLAIQLVN, encoded by the coding sequence ATGTCGCCACTCTCTAATCAAGCTCTACAATCAAGCCAAACTCTTTGGATTAAAAATCCTTTAACCGTATTTAGCGGAGCTATCAGCGGCCCCGATGCCGAGCGTGATTTACGCGGTGGCATTGTGATTCAAGGAAGCCAAATTATTGAATGTATTGCAGCAGGGCAGCAGCCGGTTACGGCAGTAGACCAACAGCTCGACGCCAGTGATATGGTGTTGCTGCCTGGCTTAATTAATACTCATCACCACTTTTATCAAACCCTTACGCGCTGCTTACCGGCTGCAATTAATCAGCCGTTATTTCCTTGGTTACAAACGCTTTACCCTGTATGGGCTGGCCTTACTGCTAAGCACATCGAGGTTGCTACAGAGATTGCTTGTTGGGAGCTAATGTTGAGCGGCGCGACAACGGTGGCCGATCATCACTATGTATTTAATCATGCCTTAAGCGAGGCGATAGATATTCAAGCCGAGGTAGTAGGGCGCTTGGGAGTGCGGGCAACCTTAACCCGCGGCAGTATGAGTTTGTCACAAAAAGACGGCGGCTTGCCGCCAGATTCTGTAGTGCAAACTGAGCAGCAAATTCTTGATGATAGCCTGCGTTTAATTAAGCGCTATCACAATGCTGAAGAAGGCAGCATGCTTAATTTGGCGCTTGCGCCATGCTCACCTTTTTCGGTGACCGAATCGCTAATGTGCGACACCGCTACTTTAGCCAAAGAGCAAAGTGTACGACTGCATACTCACCTCGGTGAAACCATTGATGAAAACGACTTTTGTTTGAGAACGCTAGGCATGCGACCAGTAGACTATTTGGAGCATTGCGGGTGGCTAGGACCACAAACGTGGTTAGCGCATGGCATTCACTTTGACCAAGCTGAAATTCAACGTTTAGGTGCTGCACAAGTTGGAATAGCACATTGCCCAACCTCTAACATGGTATTGGCATCGGGCATTTGCCCAACTTTAGACTTAGCTAAAGCTGGTTGTAAGCTAGGCATGGCGGTAGATGGCTCAGCCTCTAATGATAGCTCTAATATGATTCAAGAGTTACGCCATTCACTAATGCAGCAGCGCTTGCGTTATCGCGCCGATCAAATCACTCACCACCAAGTGCTTAATTGGGCAACACAAGGCAGCGCCGCGGTATTGGGGCGTGATGATATTGGCGTTTTGGCGCCAGGTAAGCAGGCAGACATTGGTTTGTATAAGCTAGATGGACTTAATTTTTCGGGCGCTCACGACCCATTAGCCGCTTTGATTTTATGTGGTGCAAGCCAAGTGAGCAAACTGATGGTAGCGGGTAAGTGGATTATTGAAGACGCCGATGAAACCCGCGCCCAGCTAGAACAACTAAAATTACAGCATCACCAATTAGCTATTCAATTGGTGAACTAA
- a CDS encoding TIGR03643 family protein, whose protein sequence is MELSAEHKSRIIEMAWEDRTPFEAIQLQFGLSEPQLIRLMRHSLKRSSFKLWRARVSGRATKHLKLRSIKVSRGYCPTQYKHR, encoded by the coding sequence ATGGAATTGTCAGCAGAACACAAATCAAGAATTATCGAAATGGCCTGGGAAGATAGAACGCCCTTTGAAGCAATACAACTACAATTTGGCTTAAGCGAACCTCAGCTCATTCGCCTTATGCGGCACTCGTTAAAGCGCAGCAGCTTTAAGCTCTGGCGGGCCAGAGTCTCAGGGCGTGCAACCAAACACCTAAAACTACGAAGTATTAAAGTTTCGCGCGGTTACTGCCCCACTCAGTACAAACATCGCTAG
- a CDS encoding ABC transporter ATP-binding protein, which yields MKPEQSLLSLWRVTKRYPGVIANDKVSLDLAEGEILALLGENGAGKSTLVKMIYGVIQPDEGGLLWKGKEQLIRSPNMARAMGIGMVFQHFSVFETLTVQENIALSLDAGVVKDAAALRAKIVELSNAYELKVEPDRYVHNLSIGERQRLEILRCLIQDVKLLILDEPTSVLTPQEVAGLFKVLRTLASQGCSILFISHKLKEVTELCDRAVILRGGKVSGECIPSQETPESIAGMMVGSDTQLSERYQKRIGSDELMVVSNLSVPPTNPFGTGLNKVNLSLHRGEILGIAGVAGNGQEDLLEALSGEDTRAAADSILIGKRKVGKLHAGERRLLGMSYVPTDRLGQGAVPEMSLADNTLLTSARKGLVSKGLILPHKVVELAKTIIHRNDVKCHNAHAQAKSLSGGNLQKFIIGREVDQNPEILICAHPTWGVDIGAASAIHRQLIELRDKGAAILVVSEDIDELFMISDRIAALYEGQLSEAVHTEQTNIEEIGKWIAGGFVHSDSEQGGQAYA from the coding sequence ATGAAACCAGAGCAAAGCTTGTTGTCTTTATGGCGGGTGACAAAACGTTACCCCGGCGTAATTGCCAACGATAAAGTAAGCCTAGACTTAGCCGAAGGAGAAATCTTAGCGCTACTAGGTGAAAATGGCGCAGGGAAATCAACCCTGGTCAAAATGATCTACGGAGTTATTCAGCCCGACGAAGGCGGCCTACTATGGAAAGGGAAAGAGCAATTAATACGCTCGCCTAACATGGCCAGAGCTATGGGTATTGGCATGGTATTTCAGCATTTCTCGGTATTTGAAACTCTCACCGTGCAAGAGAACATAGCGTTAAGCTTAGATGCTGGTGTAGTTAAAGATGCCGCAGCGCTACGAGCAAAGATCGTTGAGCTAAGCAATGCCTACGAGCTAAAAGTTGAGCCCGACCGTTATGTGCATAACCTAAGCATTGGTGAACGCCAAAGGCTGGAAATTTTGCGTTGCTTAATTCAAGACGTAAAACTGCTGATTTTAGATGAGCCCACCTCTGTACTCACCCCGCAAGAAGTGGCCGGTTTGTTTAAGGTATTGCGCACCTTGGCAAGCCAAGGCTGCAGTATTTTGTTTATTAGCCACAAGCTAAAAGAAGTCACCGAGCTGTGTGATCGCGCAGTTATATTACGTGGCGGTAAAGTGAGTGGAGAATGTATTCCTTCACAAGAAACGCCAGAGTCTATCGCTGGCATGATGGTAGGTAGCGACACCCAACTATCGGAACGCTACCAAAAACGCATTGGCTCAGACGAATTAATGGTAGTGAGTAATTTAAGCGTGCCACCCACCAATCCCTTCGGTACAGGCCTAAATAAGGTGAACTTAAGTCTGCATCGCGGCGAAATTTTGGGTATTGCAGGGGTTGCAGGTAATGGCCAAGAAGATTTACTCGAAGCGCTTAGCGGCGAAGATACTCGAGCTGCCGCCGACAGCATTTTAATCGGTAAACGCAAAGTAGGTAAATTGCATGCTGGCGAGCGCCGCTTGTTAGGCATGAGTTATGTTCCCACCGACCGACTAGGCCAAGGGGCGGTGCCAGAAATGAGTTTGGCCGACAATACCTTGCTTACCAGCGCGCGCAAGGGCTTGGTAAGCAAAGGGCTAATTTTGCCGCACAAAGTGGTGGAGCTCGCCAAAACCATTATTCATCGAAATGACGTTAAATGTCATAACGCCCACGCCCAAGCTAAAAGCTTATCGGGCGGCAACCTACAAAAATTTATTATTGGTAGAGAAGTAGACCAAAATCCAGAAATTTTGATTTGTGCTCACCCCACCTGGGGCGTAGACATTGGCGCAGCTAGCGCAATTCATCGCCAACTGATTGAACTTCGCGATAAAGGTGCTGCTATTTTGGTGGTGTCAGAGGATATTGATGAGCTGTTTATGATCTCCGATCGCATTGCCGCCTTATATGAGGGGCAACTTTCTGAGGCGGTGCATACCGAGCAAACCAATATCGAAGAAATTGGCAAATGGATTGCCGGTGGATTTGTCCATAGCGATAGCGAGCAAGGAGGCCAAGCGTATGCTTAA
- the puuE gene encoding allantoinase PuuE, translated as MSNKNYPRDLVGYGQNPPKANWPNKAKVALQFVVNYEEGGENCVLHGDSHSEKFLSEIVGAEAYPDRHMSMESIYEYGSRAGFWRLHRLFVSQGIPVTVFAVAMALQRNPEAVKAMLDANWEIASHGLRWIHYQDFSEQQEREHIEQAIAIHQQTTGSKPKGWYTGRTSPHTLKLIAERDDILYCADSYADDLPYWDNNYSKPLLMVPYTLDTNDMRFATPQGFNSGEQFYQYLKDGFDVLYFEGETTPKMLSIGLHCRIIGRPARFAALQRFIQYTQQFEGVWYATREQIAEHWLNR; from the coding sequence ATGAGCAACAAAAACTACCCTCGAGATCTAGTCGGTTACGGCCAAAACCCGCCTAAAGCCAACTGGCCAAACAAAGCCAAAGTTGCCCTGCAATTTGTGGTTAATTATGAAGAGGGGGGCGAAAACTGTGTATTACATGGTGATAGTCATTCCGAGAAGTTTTTATCGGAGATAGTTGGGGCAGAGGCGTATCCCGATCGCCACATGAGTATGGAATCCATATACGAGTACGGTAGCCGAGCGGGTTTTTGGCGCTTGCATCGTTTGTTTGTGAGTCAAGGGATTCCAGTTACCGTGTTTGCTGTTGCGATGGCCTTGCAGCGCAACCCGGAAGCGGTAAAAGCTATGTTAGATGCCAACTGGGAAATTGCCAGCCATGGTTTAAGATGGATTCACTATCAAGATTTTAGCGAGCAGCAAGAGCGTGAACATATAGAGCAAGCCATAGCTATTCATCAACAAACCACTGGCAGCAAACCTAAAGGCTGGTATACCGGCCGCACCAGCCCGCATACCTTAAAGTTAATTGCCGAGCGTGACGATATTCTCTATTGCGCCGATAGCTACGCCGACGACTTACCTTATTGGGACAACAACTACAGCAAACCCTTGTTAATGGTGCCCTATACCTTAGACACCAACGACATGCGCTTTGCTACCCCACAGGGCTTTAACAGCGGCGAGCAATTTTACCAATATTTAAAAGATGGCTTTGATGTGTTGTATTTTGAAGGTGAAACTACGCCTAAAATGCTTAGCATTGGCTTGCACTGCCGCATAATAGGCCGCCCAGCAAGGTTTGCTGCGTTACAACGGTTTATTCAATATACCCAACAGTTTGAAGGTGTTTGGTACGCCACCAGAGAGCAGATTGCAGAGCATTGGCTTAATCGATAA
- a CDS encoding SRPBCC domain-containing protein — MHVKNQIDIPATPEEVWSSLVHAPNWPSWNHNSTSVHILDGKGHALSKGANFYLKTKLATIKGTVVEFIPNKRLAWKGKVGTADMYHAWILQPSNKGCKIITEATRRNGLTWLNKYIMSNKIHSHHRKWLRSIQEQIC, encoded by the coding sequence ATACACGTTAAGAATCAAATTGATATACCAGCCACTCCGGAAGAAGTTTGGTCTAGCTTGGTGCACGCCCCAAATTGGCCTAGCTGGAACCACAACTCAACCTCAGTGCACATTCTCGACGGCAAAGGGCACGCTTTATCTAAAGGCGCAAACTTTTACTTAAAAACAAAGCTAGCCACCATTAAAGGCACTGTTGTAGAGTTCATCCCCAACAAACGGCTGGCATGGAAAGGTAAAGTCGGCACTGCAGATATGTATCACGCTTGGATTCTCCAGCCTTCGAACAAAGGGTGTAAAATCATCACAGAAGCCACTCGACGCAATGGTCTCACTTGGCTAAATAAATATATTATGTCAAACAAGATTCATTCACATCATCGTAAGTGGCTAAGATCAATACAAGAACAGATTTGCTAA
- a CDS encoding TetR/AcrR family transcriptional regulator, producing the protein MAKATAGQSGAIRKKNERLILKAATNEFVKHGYQGTSLQAIADRAELPKANILYYFKSKQGLYKTLLEDIVDMWNDAFENTTANDDPEQAISAYIRSKMRYSRSHPKSSRIFAMEIIQGAPNLKGNLQFPVVDWTKNKCSLIQAWVDQEKIAAIEPLYLLFLIWGATQFYADFDTEIRMINGKTLSAEDFAKAEQNVIDIVIRGIGLKS; encoded by the coding sequence ATGGCTAAAGCTACGGCAGGGCAAAGTGGCGCAATTAGGAAAAAGAATGAACGGCTTATTCTTAAAGCGGCAACCAATGAATTTGTAAAACACGGTTACCAAGGCACCTCCCTACAAGCCATTGCCGACAGAGCCGAGTTGCCTAAGGCTAACATTCTGTATTACTTCAAATCTAAACAAGGCCTATACAAAACCTTGCTCGAAGATATTGTAGATATGTGGAACGATGCCTTTGAAAACACCACCGCTAACGACGATCCCGAGCAAGCAATTAGTGCTTATATTCGCTCTAAAATGCGTTACAGCCGTAGCCATCCTAAAAGCTCTCGGATCTTTGCCATGGAAATTATCCAAGGTGCTCCTAACCTAAAGGGCAACTTGCAATTTCCTGTTGTAGATTGGACTAAAAACAAATGTAGCTTGATTCAAGCTTGGGTAGACCAAGAAAAAATTGCAGCTATAGAACCTTTATACCTGTTGTTTTTGATTTGGGGAGCTACTCAATTTTACGCCGACTTTGATACCGAAATTAGAATGATTAACGGTAAAACCTTAAGTGCAGAAGATTTTGCCAAGGCCGAACAAAACGTGATTGATATAGTTATTCGCGGGATTGGCTTAAAAAGCTAA